A region of the Osmia bicornis bicornis chromosome 1, iOsmBic2.1, whole genome shotgun sequence genome:
tttttttaaattatcctttttgcaaaattgaattccccctccccctccgttttgaaaaattttactttttttcaatcaataaaagcGCCTATTTATTACGAATTCAACGATGTATTATAGTGTATAGTTGCTTTAATTATTCCGatggaattttttatttaagtttttTGATTTGTCTGTATTAATCACTAACTCAACTTATACTTGCAACGTTGATAAGATCTTTGATAAGAACCATTTTTCCATTCGTTTTACAtgtaattttcataattgcaagattaatttcatcttCATATGAtgaaatacatttattttgtaGACTTTCTACAATATACAGAGTACTTCCGATGTAGTAGTATAATTGAAAAGACGGTTAAtctacatataaaaataagctGAAAATGTAAAGAGTTTTTGATACAGTAACACTCTCATTCATCCATACTGTGTTCGTTAAATCCGCTTCTATATATATTTCGCTTATTCtaactttaatttttattataatataactagctgcgttacccggctctgcgcgggaattttaatcaactattattatccctacttccttattTCTATCCCTATTTCCCTGTCCCTATCCCTACttatatataaaagtgaaaatgtctgatGGTTTGTTCCTTTTCACGTTTAAATGGCTaaacggattttaatgaaatttgcactattGGACTGCTTATTCTTTCAAGATGGACATAGGCTATGTCATATTGCGATTTGTTATGTTTTTGTCACCGCGATCGCAGCGCTGCCTGCCGGATCCAAtgtaaaacattccaagatcaacaataacttataaataaaaaattaattaaaaaaacattttgtagtggaccgaattgtgaatctaaaccattctcgagtcaacttgaacacacaaaaaatttcatcaaaatcggtccAGCCGTTTAGGAGTTCAGCCACATACAgacgcacagaagaaatatataatataaagatATTATTGTACATGTATATAACAACCAATATTATTCGACATAGCTTTTACAGTAGTGAAATTCTTCAAAAAAGTGTTTgaaacataaatattttttacaccaaGCACAAGGAAGTATAGCTAATTCTCCGCATATATCGCACCGATGAATTTTGTCAACCTGTTTTGTAAAACAATAATCGACTGGATTTTCATAGCGTGCCGGACGTTCTTCTATATATCCACTTTTGTACCACGAATGCTTAAACAAATTTTGGAATCTAGGTGAAGACAACTGATTATGTACAAGAGATTGGAGTTTTATGATATTATTTCGTTGATGTAAAATAACGTCATGATTCAATCAAATGACCTGATCGGAAAAAGCTTTTACGAAATTTTTCCATATTCGAAGATCAAGAAGCTGTAGTCTTCCTGTCGTCTTTTTCGGTATTGTCAGAAAAAGTACTTCTTTTCCTTCAGGAACAAGGTTTTGCAAAGCATTTGGACAGTATCCACTCCATGAATCTAGTCGGAGAACGCTTCGGGATCCCTCGTTTGTTAAAAATACTTCAGTAAACCAAGTTTTAAAGTGCTCTGAAATTAATTTGCTAGATATTGAAGCAGAAACATGAGCATTTGGAACATTGAATAAACTTTCTTCTAGTCTTGGTCCGAACTCTCTGCTTGATTCCTTTAAAACTATGTAAAGCGGTGAAAGCAATTGCAGATACAGTAGGTTGTATGGTATAACTATAAGTGGTTGATGATATGGACAGTACGACAGCTTCAATGGTTTTTGATTCCCTTGCAGCTAGCGTTCGACCAGAATGaagttttaaattaaaacttcTTTCGTCcgaattaaatacattttctaCGCCATAACTACGAGTATTAATATTCGGTTTCACaacttgaataaaattatcgaTAACTGTATCTATTTTTTGAGAATTTTCATGTTCCCGGTaagttatttttgttatttttgttattttaaactATTCCATGcagattttaaaatttaaatatctatCACTTTTCTGCTTTAAATGTTGGCAAATCAATGTTTTCTTTTGCTTCTAATGCCCATTTTCGAATATCAATATCATGGACTATGGATCCTCTTTCAAGAGCATCACGAAACATCGAAAGAGTAAAATCCGAATTTTTGAACGTGTTTCGGAAATAACATGTTTATCTTTCTAAAAAGTATCATACGCCTACAATAAATGGCTTATTATTGCGATTTTATATAAACGCAAATATCTTGTAAAACGTATATAGGTTCTATCAACGTCGCAAGTACATACCTACTATAAGTCGAGTTAGCGGTCAATACACAAAAATCAAACAACttaaatcaaaaattccatcggaataattaaaacaactatacactataatacatcgttgaattcataataaatagGCGCTTTCATTGATTGAATAAAAAGTAAAGTTTTTCAAAACGGAGGGGGAGGGggaattcaattttgcaaaaaggatgatttaaaaaaaaaaacttgcaCGCAGCCTTATAGACCTTAAGAAACggtataacttttatttcaactatttttttatatcttttgttgtttacgatttataagcacgtatatagaaagggcggttcggataaaagggttgatatctccctcaaagtgaaaaacgggcaccaacgaattacagttatcttcataaacaggtctaataaatatttatgcaaatgtaacgacccaagagtttaacacaatatctttttaatttcatttttctttattataaccaatttttatacagagtattttattttatttttattgttaatatttaatgtataaatttttgtaataaacattttcatttcgtcgataaccgagtctgttaaatacatcgataaaagtttagtcgataagtcggacggtaaaacagtttaccgataaattatcgacgtccgaccgcgcacgcgcgagcgcaaccccagtaaccatacggtggggtagtattctagagtggggatgctggaccaccacgttacgggaaaaacccagctaccccaagaactctatgcggaaaaaaagtgccgactcagcaaaatctgagtataaatagaggcgttccgcacagtttcatcgcagatcttctcagacctcggtctgaaacagacaacactctgatcagtagagaagagcttgcgctgaactgtctaggcagcgatagagcgcgagctacagctaattcctactattccactggtggcgtgcaggactacggatcagtggacctcctattcgcggtgcgcaacgtgttatacaggtgttacgctaagccaacactcaagtgtaaagagctagcgaggagcggagctccttgaacggcctgcgtctaacacggctctggtataaccagaaaccgattgcgacctataggaagggttaacttgattccaatagtctaacacaaacctctggagtttggtttccataattattgttgaaaacaaacagagtgttgactgtataagaagaccacgccgcattcgcgttatcgctatcgattattacgattaattacaattattaatttttacttacatatattaattactaattacatattttcaattgtattcccaatctagggcgaacgtattataatctcttattgtattcctaattctagccgcacttattgtgatactagcgattttgtattatatttcaatattcacttacctttctatttttgaataaacaattttccattagTTTCTGGCACATtggtgtttggatttcactccttaaccgcaaaccacacgaacctaaaatccctaaaacactgattacgagtcgccttctaagggaaccgctctccctacaagtcggtgcagtaacgtactcattctgggtcgttacacaaagtttcattaaaatcggAGTGTATCAGTCCCCGATGTTCCCTTGTTAGTTTAAAACGGTTAAGGTTAACAATATATCTTTAAAGACTTCTGATCGCTTATGGATTCTAGAAATAGACTACCATAAATCACTCGGGTTATCTAATAATAGGCTCTATTTAGAATCTAAACCGTTCCACAATAACGTAACAGTCTTCCCCTTTGTGCCAGGTGTTTACATGTTACCTCGCCACCGTTTCgccgactcggcgggccgacGGAGCGTGACGAGTTCGGCGGAGAGGTGGCGGGAGGCCCCTGGAACAAAGGGGACTCCTCAATATTTAAGCGGGTTGATTTTAACCGCTTAATCTTGATTCTTAGCCAGTCTTCGGTCGCCGAAACATCGCGCTACGCCTTCCTTCCAAAATTCCGAACTTTCTGCTTCGGGAATATGCGGACAGAAATAAAACCGCGCTTCAAGttcttcattttattaaacttaGACTTAAGCATTTGTCAAACTTTGTACAACCGTCGAAAACAACGAGCTCAAATACATTTagttcatttaaaaacaacTCTGGCTCATTCTTAACAACCGCATTGTCCTAACGTCCGGCACCTCTTTACAATCACGGAGTCTTCCAATCGCCTCCTTTCTCACGGCGACGAAACGCGTGTACAGGTTTCAATTTCGTCCTATCTCGTTTATCCGTCACTTCGGTTAATTCCACAGACGCGTGTTTCGTTGTCAACATATAGACATCAGGTCCGTCCTTCCATCTTAAAGCTAACAACCCATTGCACGTTCTGTATACATGTTTTTCTGGTTTCAACTTGTTTGTTGAAAGATCCTTCGGCATATTTTTCCTGTTACTCCGCACGGTGCCGATAACATTTGTCTTTTGTTTGTGCAATCTTAGAAAGAGAACGGGTGAGGAATACCAATTGTCAATGCACAATGTGTATCCTTTATTTAGTACCGATTCTGCCAATTCCATCACAACATTTTCTGATGCACTATCATTTAGGTCAATTTTATCTTGGCCAGTATGTATTTTAAACTTGCTGCAGAATCCACTATTTGCTTCACATAGTTTATATAGTTTGGACGGGTTAAATTGTTTATAAGATAAACGGCCTTTATATCGCATTAATGACTTATCAatacttatatttttttccGGTGTGTACATCTTATTAAATTTGTCGTTCCAGTAATTAATGATTGGTCTTATCTTGTAAAGGCGGTCGTTGTTGCAATCCCTTACATTATTCGAGAAATGCAAACATCGTGATATTTGGGTAAATCTTTTGAGCGGCATTACTTTACCAAATACAGGTGTTTCTATAACTTCCCGCTTAGACCAATACATTTGTATAGTTGCTTTTTTGACTTGCGACATCAAAATACATAGTGCAAAATAGGCCAATATTTCATCCTTGGTAACTGGAAACCAATCATCATCCAGCTTCCTTCTCCCATGGTTCATTATTTGTTCCGCGTAGAGATTTGTTTGCGTAACTATAATGTCCCACAAATTTTCGTCGAAcacaacaaaaaataaatctaataatCCGTAATTCGTGCCTAACTGGTTTAAAACATAGTCTTTTACACCACAAGACACGGAATATTTCCAAATTGTTGGTCTGTTATCAATTTCCTTCCAATTCCATTCAACACTCAATTCAGGGCTGGTATTTTCCTCTTCATCACTGTCATATATAATTAATCTTCTTGCGGGATTTATCACTGGTACAATGATGCTGCTGTCATTAGAATTTTCATCACTGTTTATAACTCTTTCACTACCTATCGATTGACAGCTTGAAACATTGGAAGCCTTTCCACTACTCTCACTTCCACGCGAACTACTTACTTTTTTAGTAATTtgacttctttttttatatatgcTGAAGGGCttgacaaaattaaaaatggtcAAGAATATCACTTTCTGTAGAGCAGACTATTCGAAACCTGTGCACCTCGTATAACAGAATGGTACAAACTGAAGAACGACTGAAGCTTTCTTGGTCACAATATAGGAAAGAACAGTACGCTCATTCGGCACCTTTGATCTAATGAACAATAGATCGCTACATTGCTGGTTGTGCACGGCCTCTAATTTGAAAAGCACTCGGTACAATGAAAAAGAGATTTCATAATAGAATACCATAAAAAGACTATTAAATatctacatttaattaaaatacacattttattgaaatctAGGTAGCACGTGGCTTGCATGGGGACACACGATCCCATTCGAGATATTCATACTTGGCCCGAGATTAAGAccacgagtcagactcgtgATATTCATGTTTGGCCTGAAATTAAACAACGAGTCAGTCTCGTCAAAATAGTGCAAGGGGTTAAGAGCGGTCCAGTGGGTGGAGACAACAAAACCGACCTTCCACAAGCGCCGGATAAAAGCAGCCGTGGCGGATTCGTGGAATGAGGCGGCCCTGCTATGACCACGAGGCCGACCTGACCCGTTCCCAGGGTGGGCGCCACATACTTCACCACCATTGCCAGAGGAGGTAATCGCCAACATTGCCCGGTTCCTGAACTTCGCCGATCGGACTAGAATGGAAGGCGTGTGCCGCGCTTGGAGGCAAGGGACCTTGGCCTCATTCGCATCGAACGAGTCCTCACCACCGCGGACTGGCGCTGACCTCAGGGATGGGAGCACTCGCGTATAAATAgcgataattttaattgggCCATCTGCCGGCTGGGTCCTTACATAACCGAATTACGCCTCGACGATCAATGGGTCGCCGAGAGACTGCGGTCGCAGATGCTGGGGATCGCGGCGCGCAATTGCCCTCGTTTAGCGATTGTAGATTTAACGGGAGCAATGGTCCGACCATCGGCGTTGCACGATCTCGCGTTAACCGTCGGACGGTTGGAAGAATTTTATTTGGGCAAGACAATCGGAAATATCGAGCCGGAGCTGTCGGGCTTGTTCGCGGCGGCGCTGCGACTCCCGGGCTTTAGAGCTACAATTTCTGAGTTCGTGGGGGCGGCGTTGTCGCGGATGACCTCGACACTCCGGGAAATACGATTTAGGAGTTGCGCGTCGCTGTCGTTAGCATCGGTGGCCGCGTGTCTGGCGGCCCAGCGATCGTTTTCGTCGATCGAGCTTTCCCAGTGCCGTTCCCTATCCTCTGCGGGGCCACTGACCGCCCTCATCGCGAACGAAGCCATTCACTCATCGGTCCATTAAATAGTTATGGTGGACATCGACTTTGCCCCCGTCATCGGCGGAGACGACGAGGAGATGCCAGACGCGCCCCGGGTACAAGACTCCGTCTTCATTGAATTGCAGTTAGGCCCGGCAGACACAACTCACACGTTGCCGGAAGTTTTCCAGAACCTTAGAACTCTCCACACCCTGGCACAGGTGATTCTAAATAATTTGCACCCGTCTGTGTCCACCCAAGCCTTGGGGACCATTCCTACCCTAGTAGAAGTTCGAGCAAGGGATAGTCGGTGGATTACTGTATTGGACGTGGAAGGATGCCTAGGGGTCACCACCCAGACCATCATTGAGGCAACGGAAATAGTGCGGAGGCAGGGCAGGGTGGCGGCACTGAGTTTGTCGGTCGGCGGGACGAGCGCGGATCGTCGAGCGCGCATTCGGCTCAGTCTGGTGCTCCGCGTGCACTATGACCGGGAAGTCGGGCCAATCCTCCGCGACTTTTAAATAGTCTTTGGCATCGCCGAGGGCGGCGATAGTTTTAAGGGGAGAAGACCCTATAAAACAATCGAAAAGtcgaaaaaatttttttttcatgaatcgctttaaaaacatttcaaaAATGTATTCTCAAACTTATTGATCAAAATTCAACTTTGTATCGATACTATGGGATGATAAATCAGCGTGCCTCCAATCGCGGAGCACACTTACCGAGGAACTTTAAACGTATTTTTCTCGAAACCTTGTTTTCAAAATTGGCGCCGGTGATAACTTCAAAACTATTTGACCAATTTTGCACACTTTTAGCTTATAAGATTTCTAAGAACATGAACCTAAAGGTTTAaccaaattattaatttcagcCATTATTTTTTAGCAAATAAAGTACAAATTTTGTGCGAAAATCACACTTTTTTGTTTGAAGTGCCCTTATTTCTTAAATATGCAATTCTTTTCACCATTTTAGGTTCATATTCTTACAATGGTCAGATATATTGAAAAAGAACTTTGTTGGCCGCTTTTAGATAACTACTAGGGATGCTACAACCGGCGCCGTTTTACAGGTCGATAAAAAACTTATTTATGATATTGCTCTATTTCTTTTATAGTTATCATAATTTTACCgttgtaacaatttttatttgtttgttataatattaaataaagtaCCCTTAACATTCCGACAGATTTAACGCATTGGTTTCTTTGCAACATATTGTTAAAACTTGATACGAAATTAAGCCGTTTATAGGAACTTCTCCCCTTGAGAGGAGGATCTGTTACGCCTCggtggaaaattgaaatttattcgccttgcgtcccttatcaagcccttttggGTTACGGGAATTTCTCATTGTAAATGGCGTGAGGGGGGTGTTTCTCTTTTCCGCCAACCTTTTCTGTTGCGTGAACGCGCGTATAAAGGGTCTCCTCGTTACGCGGGGCCCGTctgagaggtgctgccgcctCGCGTTCTTTTTCAGGAACTAAATTCCTCGTGCGAAAGTCGCGCACCGCGTAGCCATATTGTCTTTTATAAGCACCACGCGAACATAGAGCTCCGTACAGGATTCCAAGTTTTTGTGGGTTTTCAAGAGAATTGGTGCTAGTTTATATACAGTTTTGGCTTTCCTCGACACCTCGTTGTCTATTGTAAAACGGATTCCTCGGGAAAGGCGGTGTTGTGCGAATAACGGCGGTTTTCTCACCGGTTTCGTCGAGAACACCACGTGTTCGCGCACGGCTAACGGACGCCACGGTTTTGCGACCATCGGACTCCTCAAACTTGTCGGTCGCCTCGCGTAATTCATCGGTCGCCTCTTGCACGTTGTTCGGATTCTGCGGGAAATAACGACTTCCCGGTTTTTTTGTGAGGAGCGGACTGACCCTCGAGTGATAGCCGGGGACGTTGGTTTTTTTGTACGTTTGAACCGCGCGATACGATTCGCAACGG
Encoded here:
- the LOC114881628 gene encoding piggyBac transposable element-derived protein 4-like, giving the protein MVVKYVAPTLGTGQVGLVVIAGPPHSTNPPRLLLSGACGSSIIVPVINPARRLIIYDSDEEENTSPELSVEWNWKEIDNRPTIWKYSVSCGVKDYVLNQLGTNYGLLDLFFVVFDENLWDIIVTQTNLYAEQIMNHGRRKLDDDWFPVTKDEILAYFALCILMSQVKKATIQMYWSKREVIETPVFGKVMPLKRFTQISRCLHFSNNVRDCNNDRLYKIRPIINYWNDKFNKMYTPEKNISIDKSLMRYKGRLSYKQFNPSKLYKLCEANSGFCSKFKIHTGQDKIDLNDSASENVVMELAESVLNKGYTLCIDNWYSSPVLFLRLHKQKTNVIGTVRSNRKNMPKDLSTNKLKPEKHVYRTCNGLLALRWKDGPDVYMLTTKHASVELTEVTDKRDRTKLKPVHAFRRREKGGDWKTP